The sequence aggAATGATTTGTTTAGCACTCTTTTACCATTTACTATCTCATTATCCAATTGTAAAAAGAAGTGAGGATCATCTTCTATGATTAATAAATCGAATTTACATGcaattttataaatctcTTCTTTTCTCTCCATGTCATATAAAATACCGGTTGGATTTTGACCATGTGGTATcatgtaaattaattttgggaATTTCAAATCTGGATGAGTACTCTCCCAATtacttaataaattatcCAATTCACTTGGTATCATACCTTTACTATCCATTTCACATGCTGCAAAATTAATACCTGATGGTTGTGTAACTGCAAACATACCACCATAAGTATATCTTTCAACTATTAATGTATCACCTCTATTAAAAAATGCTTTAACTAAACAATCAAGAGCATGTTGTGATCCTGGTGTCATTAATAAATTCCATTCTTTACCTGGTGTATTtgctatttttaaaaaaattaaatataatagttttaaaaaattaataaaatttatattaaattatcattttaattttttttttttttttttttttttttttttttttttttttttttgttaaaaatagataattaCGATCACATAATCCATGATGTCTTTGTTGAATTGATTTACACCAATTTCTTAATTTTGGTAAACCTGGTGAATCAGAGTATTGTTGCACTAAATCCAAGTCTTCTTTTGATAATCTAACTTTTTCATTTcccaaaaaattaaaattaaattctaattccttaattggaaaaaataatttactgGGTATACCTGCACCAAAAGataactttaattttttgaattaatattttaaatattaaatgtttttttattataaaaaaaaaaaaaaaaaaaaaaaaaaaaaaaaaaaaaaaaaaaaaaaaaaaaaaataaataaataaatagaattatttaaataacatACAATTTCAGATGAAGCAAGAAATGTTGAAATTTCAACTTCTGTTAATTGACATGGTGTTGAATTTCTTAAACTTAAATATCTTGAATAATCTTTAATTggttctttaaatttataatcattGAATGATTttccatttaaattaatatttgtattgTTTAATTCTTGAGAAATTT comes from Dictyostelium discoideum AX4 chromosome 2 chromosome, whole genome shotgun sequence and encodes:
- a CDS encoding hypothetical protein (Similar to Rattus norvegicus (Rat). kynurenine/alpha-aminoadipate aminotransferase (KAT/AADAT)), whose amino-acid sequence is MMRSDISNQISQELNNTNINLNGKSFNDYKFKEPIKDYSRYLSLRNSTPCQLTEVEISTFLASSEILSFGAGIPSKLFFPIKELEFNFNFLGNEKVRLSKEDLDLVQQYSDSPGLPKLRNWCKSIQQRHHGLCDPNTPGKEWNLLMTPGSQHALDCLVKAFFNRGDTLIVERYTYGGMFAVTQPSGINFAACEMDSKGMIPSELDNLLSNWESTHPDLKFPKLIYMIPHGQNPTGILYDMERKEEIYKIACKFDLLIIEDDPHFFLQLDNEIVNGKRVLNKSFLSIDKEDRVIRLDTFSKFLSSGIRMGFVTTNSKLFGVIAFELNASIFHSSGLTQIALEKLLTNWGDEKFDSHVNFVQEVLIRKRRETIELLEKHLKGQVEYSVPKAGLYFWVKLLGIDCSYEFVRDVLRHHKVIFGLGISSSPNRTIKTPYIRVTFSYLEKEDGEVAFKTLSDCLKDYIKNKKIIKHDEDVTLYNNIS